The following proteins are encoded in a genomic region of bacterium:
- the mutS gene encoding DNA mismatch repair protein MutS, which translates to MPKVAADSHTPLFRQYYALKEEHGDAVLMFRLGDFYEMFGPDAERASRVLGITLTSRALNQKTKVPMCGVPHHSVQRYIRRLLEAGLTVAVADQMEDPAQAKGIVRRDVVRLITPGTVIEDELLDAGAANYLAVVAKLRDRLGFAVLESSGGSIHAGESPYGDAAMVCAEIAGRAPKELKIPPDLRKDPAFSELLARIPENAVSDCGEFPSPADLEYFVERQFKAPVAALGMEGRHAAMQAVFEVVRTLRYNFKVESLDLSFVPLDLSDHMVLDAHTLANLEVLEGLSAGGECLLDVFAAPRTAMGRRQIREWLRAPLRDAAMADARLDAVSALVDAPEPRGGIASALSKIVDIERIANRASFGKTNPKELAALRDALGSLGELSNIVSGIYFEAEAGADFADDAEGAPACANASLLPAIASRLAERPSILDKLSRVLAEDPPADPGQGGVVREGYLPELDELRNLKAQAAQWMTEYESAQKERLGIKSLKVKYTPAFGWSIEVTKPNLHLVPGDYVRKQTMVAAERFTTPELTEHETKLATAEEKSLALEKEIFSALVKEVAGARDRLLEIADAIKTLDVLVSFAETAERERWRRPELSDAPGISLSGARHPSVERSVGRARYVANDCMLDSESQQIIVLTGPNMGGKSTYLRMVALCVILAQAGSFVPAQSARIGIVDRVFTRIGAADALAQGRSTFMVEMVETAEILRSATRRSLVILDEVGRGTGTYDGLSIARAVVEYLHNHKTASPLTLFATHYFELTELEKYLPRVRNFRMDVLKESGDFVFLYSVSPGAANESYGIEVARLAGLPHGVVTRARKVLEELEDVKRSHLKKAREIMQMGLFDDE; encoded by the coding sequence GTGCCCAAGGTCGCCGCCGACAGCCACACGCCGTTATTCCGGCAGTACTACGCCCTCAAGGAGGAGCACGGGGACGCCGTCCTCATGTTCCGCCTGGGCGATTTCTACGAGATGTTCGGCCCCGACGCCGAGCGGGCCAGCCGCGTCCTGGGCATCACGCTCACAAGCCGGGCGCTCAACCAGAAAACGAAAGTCCCGATGTGCGGGGTGCCGCACCACAGCGTCCAGCGCTACATCAGGCGGCTTCTGGAGGCCGGGCTGACGGTCGCGGTCGCCGACCAGATGGAGGACCCGGCGCAGGCCAAGGGCATCGTGCGGCGGGACGTGGTGCGGCTCATCACGCCTGGCACCGTGATCGAGGACGAGCTTCTGGACGCGGGCGCTGCGAATTATCTTGCCGTTGTTGCGAAGTTGCGGGACAGGCTGGGATTCGCGGTATTGGAATCCAGCGGAGGCAGCATTCATGCGGGCGAAAGCCCTTATGGCGATGCGGCAATGGTATGCGCCGAAATTGCGGGCAGGGCGCCGAAGGAGCTCAAAATCCCGCCGGATCTTCGAAAAGACCCGGCGTTTTCCGAGCTTCTCGCGCGGATTCCGGAGAACGCGGTTTCGGATTGCGGCGAGTTTCCGTCGCCGGCCGATCTCGAATATTTCGTCGAGCGCCAATTCAAGGCGCCGGTTGCGGCGCTGGGGATGGAGGGCAGGCACGCGGCGATGCAGGCCGTCTTCGAGGTCGTGCGCACGCTGCGGTACAACTTCAAAGTCGAGTCGCTCGACCTTTCGTTCGTCCCTCTGGATTTATCGGACCACATGGTGCTGGACGCGCACACGCTGGCGAATCTGGAAGTGCTCGAAGGTCTTTCTGCGGGGGGGGAGTGTCTGCTGGACGTGTTCGCCGCGCCGCGGACGGCGATGGGCCGGCGCCAGATACGCGAATGGCTGCGCGCGCCGTTGCGCGATGCGGCGATGGCCGATGCAAGGCTGGATGCGGTCTCGGCGCTGGTCGACGCGCCAGAACCGCGCGGCGGAATCGCGTCCGCGCTTTCCAAAATCGTGGATATCGAGCGGATCGCCAACCGCGCTTCGTTCGGCAAGACAAATCCGAAGGAGCTTGCGGCGCTGCGAGACGCGCTGGGCTCGCTCGGTGAGCTTTCCAATATCGTGTCGGGAATTTATTTCGAAGCCGAAGCGGGCGCGGATTTCGCGGATGACGCGGAAGGCGCGCCTGCATGCGCGAATGCTTCTCTCCTTCCCGCGATTGCATCTCGGCTGGCGGAGCGCCCGTCGATATTGGACAAGCTTTCGCGCGTCCTCGCGGAAGATCCGCCCGCGGATCCGGGGCAGGGGGGAGTGGTGCGCGAGGGATATTTGCCGGAGCTGGACGAGCTTCGAAACCTGAAGGCCCAGGCCGCGCAATGGATGACGGAATATGAATCGGCCCAGAAAGAACGTCTCGGAATCAAGTCGCTGAAAGTGAAATATACACCGGCATTCGGCTGGTCAATCGAAGTTACAAAACCGAATCTTCATTTGGTGCCCGGTGATTACGTGCGAAAGCAGACGATGGTCGCGGCCGAGCGGTTCACGACGCCGGAGCTTACCGAGCATGAAACGAAGCTCGCGACCGCGGAGGAAAAATCGCTAGCGCTTGAGAAGGAAATATTCTCCGCGCTGGTGAAGGAAGTTGCAGGCGCGCGCGACCGGCTGCTCGAAATCGCGGATGCGATTAAAACTCTGGATGTGCTGGTTTCATTCGCCGAAACGGCGGAGCGCGAGCGCTGGCGCAGGCCGGAGCTGTCCGACGCGCCTGGCATTTCGCTTTCCGGCGCGCGGCATCCGTCCGTCGAGCGATCGGTCGGTCGAGCGCGGTACGTGGCGAACGACTGTATGCTCGATTCGGAATCGCAGCAGATAATCGTCCTTACCGGACCGAATATGGGCGGCAAATCAACCTATCTTCGAATGGTCGCGCTTTGCGTGATTCTGGCGCAGGCGGGAAGTTTCGTCCCGGCGCAGTCCGCGCGCATCGGAATCGTGGACCGCGTGTTCACGCGCATCGGCGCGGCGGACGCGCTCGCGCAGGGGCGCAGCACGTTCATGGTCGAAATGGTGGAAACAGCCGAGATTCTTCGCAGCGCGACGCGGCGCAGCCTGGTGATACTGGACGAAGTCGGCCGCGGCACCGGGACTTATGACGGATTATCCATCGCGCGCGCGGTCGTCGAATACCTGCACAACCATAAAACCGCGTCGCCGCTTACGCTTTTCGCGACGCATTATTTCGAGCTGACCGAGCTCGAAAAATACCTGCCGCGCGTTCGCAACTTCCGTATGGACGTGCTGAAGGAAAGCGGCGATTTCGTGTTCCTTTATTCGGTGTCGCCGGGAGCGGCGAACGAAAGTTACGGAATCGAAGTGGCGCGCCTCGCGGGGCTGCCTCACGGCGTCGTCACGCGTGCGCGCAAAGTGCTGGAAGAATTGGAAGACGTGAAGCGCTCGCATTTGAAAAAGGCGCGTGAGATAATGCAGATGGGCTTGTTCGATGATGAATGA
- a CDS encoding DUF2905 domain-containing protein: MNPAYEIGKFILIIGAVLVVVGALLMFSRGNLPIGNLPGDIAVKRDNWSFYFPITTSIILSIVLTLIFWLISRFNR; this comes from the coding sequence ATGAATCCGGCATATGAAATCGGCAAGTTTATTTTGATCATCGGCGCGGTGCTGGTGGTTGTCGGCGCGTTGCTTATGTTTTCGCGCGGCAATCTGCCAATAGGCAATCTTCCGGGCGACATCGCGGTCAAGCGCGACAACTGGAGCTTTTACTTCCCGATTACGACAAGCATCATTCTTTCCATCGTCCTGACGCTGATTTTCTGGCTGATCTCCCGATTCAACCGCTAG
- the raiA gene encoding ribosome-associated translation inhibitor RaiA has translation MQVEISGSSITPRLDGYIRKKVEKLSKYFSRAEAARVELTQYPSRHNGRNFRFEVTVDVARKFVRAEEYGASFEEACDLAMEKVEKQLKRYKTKLIDKYRGQGDGEPEIEQPADETRKVAKIKRFHIKPMTTEEAIMQFDLSGHDFFVFEDQASGSYNVLYKRSNGTLGLLVPDR, from the coding sequence ATGCAGGTAGAGATTTCCGGTTCCAGCATCACCCCGCGTTTGGACGGATACATAAGGAAGAAGGTTGAGAAGCTCTCAAAGTACTTCAGTCGCGCGGAGGCCGCGCGCGTGGAGCTTACTCAGTACCCGTCCAGACACAACGGCCGAAACTTCCGCTTCGAGGTGACGGTTGACGTCGCCAGGAAATTCGTCCGGGCGGAAGAGTACGGCGCAAGCTTTGAGGAAGCTTGCGACCTCGCCATGGAAAAGGTCGAAAAGCAACTCAAGCGGTACAAGACGAAACTCATAGACAAGTACCGCGGCCAAGGCGACGGGGAGCCCGAAATCGAGCAGCCGGCCGACGAAACTCGCAAGGTCGCCAAAATCAAGCGTTTCCACATCAAGCCCATGACGACCGAAGAGGCGATAATGCAGTTCGACCTTTCCGGGCATGATTTCTTCGTGTTCGAAGACCAGGCCAGCGGCTCGTACAACGTGCTTTACAAACGGTCAAACGGCACGCTCGGGCTGCTTGTGCCCGACAGGTAG
- a CDS encoding phosphodiester glycosidase family protein produces MNLRKLLSQQAMRAGALAIPILVLAATGAPGQPNQVELSSVKVEASNEWLVATLKFAGAPPEFKTNALERPDRFEIVLLKTKIADKALENGGSVKKFPLWKIAPYQGAQNASLSFHTGYHCEALVKTNGSTIAVAFPRQTIYTRDIEIGGGALWRTEAKENVNRPIRYDWIEIPPSAQVRLKVKSAMSVDRARRTLPLEQICRQTGALAGINAGYFNGQGFPVSTLLEDSVLVTTGRYATRPMVLLTKEKGLRIGRFTVRPELVFDGKFIPLNGLNTELGQSSTVIYSWNYPFDLIPLDGFLYRLDGGRLTPVSGGIDELMRPDQYYVATNLIPEANPLSQIPKDAPVSLRSRVYERESGNLIDVIDAVGGAPMLVANGQPNVTIAEDFVREDITKNPRARTAIGVKGDGTVILVVVCELQDGFYKGLKLDELANWLIRKGAVTAMNLDGGGSSQLAVGGTLVTPYGGEPRKLSNALLVLPAG; encoded by the coding sequence ATGAATTTACGAAAGCTTTTATCGCAGCAGGCCATGCGGGCCGGGGCTCTTGCCATTCCGATTTTGGTTCTTGCCGCGACCGGCGCGCCCGGACAGCCGAACCAAGTCGAGCTGTCGAGCGTCAAGGTCGAGGCGTCGAACGAATGGCTGGTCGCTACGCTCAAATTTGCCGGCGCGCCGCCGGAGTTTAAAACCAACGCGCTCGAACGGCCGGACAGATTCGAAATCGTGCTCTTGAAAACCAAAATCGCGGACAAAGCTCTGGAAAACGGGGGATCGGTCAAAAAGTTCCCGCTTTGGAAAATCGCACCCTATCAGGGCGCGCAGAATGCGAGCCTTTCGTTCCACACGGGATACCATTGCGAGGCGCTGGTCAAGACGAACGGCAGTACGATAGCAGTCGCGTTTCCCCGACAGACGATATACACAAGGGATATCGAAATAGGAGGAGGCGCGTTGTGGCGTACGGAAGCCAAAGAAAACGTGAACCGTCCGATCCGCTACGATTGGATCGAAATCCCGCCGTCCGCGCAGGTAAGACTAAAGGTCAAAAGCGCTATGTCCGTTGACAGAGCGAGAAGAACATTGCCCCTTGAGCAAATCTGCAGGCAAACCGGGGCGCTTGCGGGAATCAACGCCGGTTACTTCAACGGCCAGGGTTTCCCCGTTTCGACGTTGCTGGAAGACAGCGTTCTTGTCACTACGGGCAGGTACGCAACGAGGCCGATGGTGCTTTTGACCAAGGAAAAGGGATTGCGCATCGGAAGATTCACGGTGCGTCCCGAGCTTGTGTTCGACGGAAAGTTCATTCCCCTGAACGGGCTGAACACCGAGTTGGGCCAAAGCTCGACCGTGATTTATTCTTGGAATTACCCATTCGATTTGATTCCGCTGGACGGATTTCTTTACAGGCTGGATGGCGGGCGGCTTACGCCCGTTTCCGGCGGAATAGACGAATTGATGCGGCCGGATCAGTACTACGTTGCGACGAATCTCATTCCGGAAGCCAATCCACTGTCGCAAATACCGAAGGATGCTCCGGTATCGCTTCGATCGCGCGTTTACGAACGCGAGAGCGGAAACCTGATCGATGTGATTGACGCGGTCGGCGGAGCGCCGATGCTTGTCGCGAACGGCCAGCCGAACGTGACGATCGCCGAGGATTTCGTACGCGAGGATATAACGAAAAATCCGCGCGCGAGGACCGCAATCGGAGTGAAGGGCGACGGGACCGTGATACTGGTTGTAGTCTGCGAGCTGCAGGACGGTTTCTACAAGGGGCTGAAGCTGGACGAGCTTGCAAACTGGCTGATTCGAAAAGGCGCAGTTACAGCGATGAACCTGGATGGCGGCGGGTCCAGCCAGCTTGCCGTAGGCGGTACGCTCGTTACGCCGTACGGCGGCGAACCGCGGAAGCTAAGCAACGCGCTGCTGGTTTTGCCCGCTGGCTAG
- a CDS encoding D-alanyl-D-alanine carboxypeptidase — MPAFALAIAAISIAGTAAIAQPRVDVSKYYKETLVPWSTAKSFLIYHVDTGKEVASLNPEYSAPVASLTKMMTVLIADEELSYGVGYELAEDEAKIFKVEQLTLDQMVEMALVPSNNLVCKVLARLIDGSEPAFVSRMNKRAAELGMTGTRYANASGLPSKSAQYSNVRDQLILTLELLKRPVPAEKCRKHWIFFDERYDSTIFYLKEKYPIAGVKSGWTNAAGRCLSLLVETEQFGSFIVITMGSSSIAQGFVDAEIILSRFGLVELAPGSLLAAARLQEAEREKAHKEAEAAKISGTSGIAQVKS, encoded by the coding sequence TTGCCGGCGTTTGCGCTCGCAATTGCCGCAATATCGATCGCGGGCACGGCCGCTATCGCGCAGCCGCGTGTCGACGTTTCGAAATACTACAAGGAAACGCTCGTTCCTTGGAGTACGGCCAAGAGTTTTCTGATTTATCACGTGGACACGGGCAAAGAAGTCGCCAGTTTGAATCCCGAATATTCCGCGCCCGTCGCAAGTTTGACAAAAATGATGACCGTACTGATCGCCGACGAGGAGCTTTCGTACGGAGTCGGATACGAGCTCGCCGAGGACGAAGCCAAGATATTCAAGGTGGAGCAGCTTACGCTCGACCAGATGGTCGAAATGGCGCTTGTTCCGTCGAACAATCTGGTATGCAAGGTGCTGGCGAGGCTGATTGACGGAAGCGAGCCCGCGTTCGTATCCAGGATGAACAAGCGCGCGGCGGAACTGGGAATGACCGGAACGCGGTATGCGAATGCAAGCGGTCTGCCGTCCAAATCCGCGCAATATTCCAACGTGCGCGACCAGCTTATTCTTACGCTCGAACTGCTCAAGCGTCCCGTCCCGGCGGAGAAATGCCGCAAGCACTGGATTTTCTTCGACGAACGTTACGACTCGACGATTTTTTACCTTAAAGAAAAATATCCGATAGCCGGCGTTAAAAGCGGATGGACGAATGCGGCGGGCCGTTGCCTGTCGCTTCTGGTCGAGACGGAACAATTCGGAAGTTTCATCGTCATTACGATGGGCAGCTCGAGCATCGCGCAGGGCTTCGTGGATGCGGAGATCATCCTTTCCAGGTTCGGGCTTGTGGAGCTTGCGCCCGGCTCGCTTTTGGCCGCGGCGCGTCTGCAGGAAGCCGAGCGGGAGAAAGCTCACAAGGAAGCCGAGGCCGCCAAGATTTCCGGGACAAGCGGGATTGCTCAGGTGAAGTCATGA
- a CDS encoding tetratricopeptide repeat protein, producing MNAFQADAQGGVSKPVILVGDFKNESGDSSLDSIGVGIAIQITAVLSRLSSVSVIPGDARRLALAEARLSASGFAAANPALGGSLASATHVVYGTYTVIGEELMAAAYAVDANSGEAVGSATVSAYKPQAGSICVQLAQSLVEDIRDEFPAKSFNFEIIEENTDPAIERARNYSLDILSAKGELENLLYRSGLLRRGLSREEIARGLELCEFVLAEFPDDADTLLNYGNALSISGGETGVAKSVEVFKTLLEMDPDSAAGHLNLGAVLLKSGDLEEAKQHLEEAARLGPDGAAAQNNLGLLHMKLGDYDAAEARLLNALVLAPEYVEAHVNLGNLRARQGDYSGAKQAYEKAIWINDDYPEAHFNYALLNIAAGNLNGAREEFEAAIALEPHCADYLCEYGALLIELGEPEKALDALNRAIFSDPSRADAVFHAAVALGKLGDESGRNYYLNKYLNMASPGDGHYREALEILLFARLGNEAEAAGSFEQTRQ from the coding sequence ATGAATGCATTTCAGGCGGACGCGCAGGGCGGTGTTTCCAAGCCCGTCATCCTTGTCGGCGATTTCAAAAACGAATCGGGCGACTCGTCGCTTGACAGCATCGGAGTCGGAATAGCGATTCAGATTACGGCGGTGCTGTCCCGCCTTTCATCGGTGTCGGTCATTCCGGGAGACGCACGGCGTTTGGCGCTTGCCGAGGCGCGGCTATCCGCTTCGGGATTCGCGGCCGCAAATCCGGCTCTGGGGGGAAGTCTTGCGAGCGCGACGCATGTCGTGTACGGAACTTACACGGTCATAGGCGAAGAGCTGATGGCGGCGGCGTACGCCGTGGACGCGAATTCGGGCGAGGCGGTCGGCAGCGCGACGGTGTCGGCCTACAAGCCGCAAGCCGGCTCGATTTGCGTTCAACTTGCACAGTCTTTGGTGGAGGATATTCGCGACGAATTTCCCGCGAAATCGTTTAATTTCGAAATCATCGAAGAGAATACGGATCCTGCAATAGAGCGTGCAAGGAACTATTCACTTGATATTTTATCCGCTAAGGGCGAACTTGAAAATCTTCTTTACCGAAGCGGATTGCTCAGGCGCGGGCTTTCACGGGAGGAAATAGCTCGCGGCTTGGAATTGTGCGAATTCGTGCTTGCGGAATTTCCGGACGACGCGGATACGCTTTTAAATTACGGCAATGCGTTGAGCATAAGCGGCGGAGAAACGGGCGTGGCGAAATCCGTGGAGGTTTTTAAGACCCTGTTGGAAATGGATCCGGACAGCGCCGCGGGACATCTGAATCTTGGCGCGGTTTTGCTGAAGTCCGGGGACTTGGAAGAGGCGAAACAGCATCTCGAAGAGGCGGCGCGGCTTGGGCCGGACGGTGCGGCCGCGCAGAACAATCTTGGTCTGCTGCACATGAAATTGGGCGATTACGATGCGGCGGAAGCGAGGTTATTGAACGCGCTTGTGCTTGCCCCCGAGTATGTCGAAGCTCATGTGAATTTGGGTAATCTGCGCGCAAGACAAGGCGATTATTCGGGCGCGAAGCAGGCATACGAAAAGGCGATCTGGATTAACGATGATTATCCGGAGGCGCATTTCAACTACGCGCTGTTAAATATCGCGGCGGGAAATCTGAACGGCGCGCGTGAGGAATTTGAGGCGGCGATCGCGCTGGAGCCGCACTGCGCGGATTATCTGTGCGAATACGGTGCGCTCTTGATCGAGCTGGGCGAGCCGGAGAAGGCGCTGGACGCGCTCAACAGGGCGATATTTTCGGATCCTTCGCGTGCTGACGCAGTGTTTCACGCGGCCGTTGCACTTGGAAAGCTTGGCGATGAATCCGGGAGGAATTATTACTTGAATAAATATTTGAATATGGCTTCGCCGGGGGACGGGCATTACAGGGAAGCGCTGGAAATCCTTCTCTTTGCAAGGCTTGGCAATGAGGCGGAAGCCGCAGGTTCGTTCGAACAAACGCGACAATGA
- a CDS encoding type 1 glutamine amidotransferase, translated as MRILIIQNCETEGLGHFIHALAVRGIEFDVCHPYEDDTYPSPVAYDAMIVGGTPMSVCDIEEHAHLLSERTYVAEALEGEVKVLGVCFGAQLLAHILGAEVRPNPVKEIGMYEVQLTEEGKADPIFGGFPESFPVFQWHGDTFDLPGGASLLATGKNCRNQAFRKDNAIGVQFHLEAGAEDAERWAEVYAEELAAFGKTKKQVMEECANQESAMNRLAGLLLENFLGIE; from the coding sequence ATGCGCATTCTGATAATTCAAAACTGCGAAACGGAAGGATTGGGACATTTCATTCACGCGCTCGCTGTTAGGGGAATCGAGTTCGACGTATGCCATCCGTACGAGGACGACACTTATCCGTCGCCCGTCGCATATGACGCGATGATCGTCGGCGGCACGCCGATGTCGGTTTGCGACATCGAAGAGCACGCGCACCTGCTGTCGGAACGCACATACGTTGCCGAGGCGCTGGAGGGGGAAGTAAAAGTGTTGGGGGTATGCTTCGGCGCTCAACTGCTTGCGCACATTCTCGGTGCGGAGGTTCGGCCCAATCCGGTGAAGGAAATCGGAATGTACGAAGTTCAACTTACGGAGGAAGGCAAGGCGGATCCGATATTTGGCGGATTCCCGGAGTCATTTCCCGTCTTTCAATGGCACGGGGACACCTTCGATCTGCCCGGCGGCGCCTCATTGTTGGCCACCGGCAAGAACTGCCGCAATCAGGCGTTTCGAAAAGACAATGCTATCGGCGTGCAGTTCCATTTGGAGGCCGGGGCGGAAGACGCGGAAAGGTGGGCGGAAGTGTATGCGGAGGAACTTGCCGCATTCGGAAAAACGAAGAAACAAGTTATGGAGGAATGCGCGAACCAGGAATCCGCGATGAACAGACTGGCTGGGTTGTTGCTCGAAAATTTTCTTGGAATCGAATAG